TGAGCGTTTTTGCCACATCTGAAAGGTCTGCTTCGGTGTACCTGTCGAGGATCATTTAGGTGAAAGGGAAATGAAAGGAATGATCATTTCCTCCAAACTGATCCCACCGTGCTGGAAAGTGTCTTTATAGAAATTCACATAGTAATTATAATTATTGGGGTAAGCAAAGAATGAATCTTCGCTCGCAAAGGCATAGGCCGTACTTACGTTGACTTTAGGTAGCTTCAGTTCATCCGGGTTTCTGGATGAATAGATCGCCTCCTCATCGAAAGCGAGGTTTCTACCCGCTTTGTAACGCAAATTTGTATTGGTATTTCTGTCCCCAACAATCTTTTCAGGCCGATTGACACGCACTGTTCCATGATCCGTAGTGATCAGTACTTTCACATCTTTTTCTGAAAGCTTCTTCAATGTGTCATGCAAGGAAGAGTGGGTAAACCAACTTAAGGTCAATGAACGATAAGCAGACTCATCAGGGGCCAGTTGTCGAATCATTTGCATGTCTGTTCTCGCATGTGAGAGCATGTCCACGAAATTGTAAACCACCGCATTCAGTCGATTGGACATCAGGTTATTGATACTATCTGTGAATTGCCGACCTTCATGTGCCTGAATGATCTTATGGTAAGAAAAACGAATGTCCAGTCGTTCTTTTTTCAAATGTCTGGCCAAAAGCTCCTTCTCATGGGCATTTTTTCCTTCTTCCTTGTCCTCTCCTACCCAAAGATCAGGATGATACTTCGCGATATCCTTGGGCATTAATCCCGAGAATAATGCGTTGCGGGCATAAGCCGTGGTTGTTGGCAAGATCGAATAGTACTGCTGCTTGTAATCGATCTCGAACATTTTAGCGATTTCCGGTTCGATTACCTCCCACTGGTCTTGTCTCAAGTTATCAATCACGATCAAAAAGGTTGGTCGATCTTCTTTGAGCTCTGGAAATACAAGCTTTTTCAATACCTGATGGGATAACAATGGCCGATCAATATCAGGATCGTTCAACCAATCCACATACTCTTCTTTGATAAACTTGGCGAAATTCGTATTGGCTTCACTTTTTTGCATTTGGAAAACCTCATGCATGCTTTTGTCTTCGGTATTGTCAATTTCTATCTCCCAATAGACTAGCTTCTTGTACAATTCTGCCCACTCCTTGTAATCCGTCACTTCATTAAGTTCCATGCTTAGATTTCGGAACTCCTGCTGATAATGGAGGTTGGTCTTTTCAGACACCAACCGGTCATTGTCCAGTATTTTCTTGATAGACAAGAGGATTTGATTGGGATTGAGGGGCTTGATCAGGTAATCCGCGATCTTGGATCCGATGGCTTCTTCCATGATGTACTCCTCTTCACTCTTGGTGATCATGATCACCGGCAGATTCGGATGAGTTGATTTGATATAGTTCAAGGTTTCCAGTCCTGTCATTCCTGGCATGTTCTCATCCAGAAAAACAGCATCAAACGTATCGTGATCAATTTCCTCCAACGCATCTGCTCCACTCAGGACAGGCACCACATCATAGCCTTTGTTGTTCAAGAATAGGATATGTGGCTTTAAAAGGTCAATTTCATCGTCTGCCCAGAGAATTTTGTACTTCATACGCGCAATTTATTCGGTTATCTGTTTTGGTGACATGGTTAATGACTTTTATTCAAGCTTATCGATCACCTTTCTTAATAACGCAATACAAGAAAATTAAATTGAAAGATGTTGATCATTTAACTTCGCTTAACAAAAGCAAACGCACTTGAATAAAAAGAAGATCTTTAATGATCCGGTCTACGGATTCATTTCTGTACAATCCGATCTGATTTTCGACATCATCCAACATCCCTATTTCCAACGATTAAGGAGGATCAAGCAACTAGGCCTTACAGATTTCGTCTATCCGGGTGCATTGCATACCCGATTTCATCATGCCATTGGGGCCATGCACCTGATGGAACAGGCACTGGAGTCGCTGCGATCCAAAGGTCATATGATTTTTGATGCAGAAGCCGAAGCAGCCATCATTGCCATTTTACTTCATGATATTGGTCATGGGCCATTTTCGCATACGTTAGAATTCAGCTTGTTTCGTGACATCCACCATGAGCAAATCACGTTATGGACCATGAAGAAGCTCAATCGGGAATTTGGTGGACGCCTGGACATGGCCATCCAGGTCTATCAGGGACATTATCCCAGGAAGTTTTTGACCCAACTGGTCTCCAGTCAATTGGATACCGATCGAATGGACTACCTTCAGCGTGACTGTTTTTTCACAGGTGTAAGTGAAGGAACCATCGGAGCGGAACGCATCATCAAAATGTTGAATCTGGTCGATGATGAACTGGTCGTGGAAGAAAAAGCGATTTACAGCCTCGAAAATTTCCTTAGCGCACGTAGGTTGATGTACTGGCAGGTCTATCTTCACAAGACAGCCATCAGTGCCGAACGTATGTTGATCGAATTGATCAAACGTGCTAAAAAACTAACACAGGAAGGAAAAGAAATCACTGCCACTCCAGCCTTGAAATTATTTCTGGAAAGAGACATTACTCAAAAGGATTTTGAAGATGACCCTGACATTCTGGATGTATTCATGGTCATGGATGATACCGATATTTGGGGTTCCATCAAGTTTTGGTCCAATCACAAGGACCGGGTATTGCACACCATCAGCAAAATGCTGCTGCACCGAAAACTCTTCCGCGTGAAGTTGCTCAATGAGAAAACTCCGAAAGAAAGTTATGATCAATTGGTCGGAGAAGTCGCCAGGGCCTGGGACTTTTCGGAAACGGATGCTCGATATTTCGTAAGAAAAGGAACAGTAACCAATGCGGCATATATCGCGTCTGGACAAAGTATCAAGGTACTTATGAAAGATGGTACGGTTTTGGACGTTGCTCATGCCACGGACTTGCCCAACATCAAGGCCATGAGCAAGATTGTGAAAAAATATTACCTATGTTGGCCTAAAGACATCAACTTTACAGCGTAAAGCTGGGTCTTTTAACCAGAACACATAATCCGCCATTTCCCCATGGAATTTAATCTAGAGCAGATAGCTCATATCCTCAACGGCGAACTGGAAGGCGATGGTAGCCTCAAAGTATCAAGGATTAGCAGCATTGAGGCAGGGCAGCAAGGAAGCGTTACCTTTCTTTCTAACCCGAAATACGAGCCATTTCTTTACAAAACTTCCGCCACCGCCGCGATTGTAAGCAAATCATTGGAACTCCGGGAGCCCGTCAGTACTTCTTTGATCCGAGTTGATGATCCATACGCCAGCTTTACGACCCTGCTTGCAGAATATCAACGGCTTACTTCTGTTACAAAAACCGGACAGGAATCTCCAAACTTCATCCATCCGAGTGCACAAATTGGAAAAGATGTTTACGTCGGTGCATTTGCCTACATCGGTGAAGGTGCTGTGATTGGCGATGGCGCACAGGTCTACCCACAAACCTACGTCGGAGATCATGTACAAATCGGAGCACAAAGTATCCTCTATGCAGGAGTGAAGGTCTACGCCAATTGCCAGATTGGCTCGAAATGCACCGTTCAATCCGGGGCGGTACTGGGTAGCGATGGATTTGGATTCGCTCCACAGGCCGACGGCACCTATCAGACGATCCCTCAATTGGGTAAAGTCATCGTGGAAGATCATGTGGACATTGGAGCCAATACTGTAGTTGATTGTGCCACATTTGACGCGACAGTCATTAAAAGCGGCGTGAAGCTTGATAACTTAATTCAGGTGGCGCATAATGTAGAAATTGGAGAAAACACGGTCATTGCGGCACAGGCAGGAGTCTCAGGCTCTACCAAAATCGGAAAACAATGTGTGATTGGTGGACAGGCCGGAATTGTCGGACATTTGAAAGTGGCAGATGGCACCAAAATACAGGCACAATCGGGAATGACGAAAAACACAAAACCAGATAGTGCCTGGTACGGTAGTCCCGCCATCGCTTACAACAATTATGTCAAATCTTATGCAATCTTCAGGAAGCTGCCAGATGTAATCAAACGGCTAGGTGATCTTGAAGAAAAACTTCTAAATTTGGCGCCCGAAAAAGGTAGCGGCTCTCACGGCTGATTCCATATATTCATTTTAAAACAATCTTGCAATTACATGTTCAACTGGGAAAGCCGTGTCTGCATTTTTTTTCATAATCTTGCGACAATCCTATGAAGCTAAATCAGCACACCGTCAAGGAAAAAATCACGATTTCAGGGATCGGCCTGCATACCGGCGTGGTGTCCAATATGACTTTTGTTCCGACTAAGCCCAATCATGGCATCAAGTTTCAACGAATCGATCTGGAAGGTCAACCGATCATCCATGCAGATGTTGACAATGTGGTCGATCTCTCAAGAGGTACTTCGATAGAAGAAAACGGGGCACGGATCAACACTGTCGAGCATACCCTGGCCGCACTCGTGGGACTTGAAATTGATAACGTATTGATTCAGCTGGATGGACCCGAACCTCCAATTTTGGATGGCAGTTCTGAACGATTCATCGATTCCATTCTGGAAGTAGGTCTGGAAGAACAAAATGCACAGCGGAATTTCTTCGAAGTTCCTAAAAGTGTCTTCTACAAAGACGAGAAAAACGACGTTGAATTGGTGGCTTTACCTCTGGATGATTATCGTGTCACCGTGATGGTAGACTATAAATCACCAGTACTGGGTAGTCAACACGCCACACTTAATAATATCGAGGATTTCCACAAGGACATTTCTCCAGCCCGTACTTTTTGCTTTTTACATGAGATCGAGGAGTTGTATAAAAACAACCTGATCAAAGGAGGAGATTTAAGTAATGCCATTGTGATTGTGGACCGTGAGGTGGAGGAAGATGAACTCGATTACCTGACTGACTTACTTAAAAAAGATAAAGTACAGCCAACAGGTAAAGGAATTTTGAATAACGTTGAATTGCGTTATAATAATGAACCTGCGAGACACAAACTGTTGGATGTCATGGGTGATTTGGCTTTATTAGGTCGCCCTATTAAAGGTCAAATCATGGCCGCCAGACCTGGACATGCAGCAAACATAGCCTTTGCCAAACTGCTGAAAGACGCCATGAAATCGCAAAAGGATCAGGCTCCCAGATATGATCCAAATCAACCGGCGGTCTGCGATATTCGTGACATCCAAAAACTACTCCCACATCGCTATCCTTTTCTCTTGATCGACAAAGTAATTCATTTAGATGAGGAAAAAGTTTGTGGAATCAAGAACGTGACTCAAAACGAACCATTTTTTCAGGGTCATTTTCCTGGAAACCCTGTATTCCCAGGGGTTCTGCAAATTGAAGCTGTTGCTCAAGTCGGTGGAATTCTTGCAATGGGTACTTTAGAAGATCCGCAAAATTATTTGACCTACTTCCTAGGCATAGAAAATTTCAAGTTTCGTAAAATGGTTGTCCCTGGTGATACGTTAATCATTCAATGCGACTTAATTGCCCCAATCAGACGAGGTTTTGTGAAAATGAAAGGGAGAGCGTTTGTAGGAGACCAATTGGTTTGTGAAGGGACAATGACCGCTGTATTGACAAAAAAAGAGGCATGACGAAACCTGCACCTTACATTCACCCAGATGCGAAATTGGGTAAAAACGTAATTGTAGAACCTTTCGCTTATATTGAAGCAGATGTGGTCATTGGCGATAATACCTGGATCGGGCCTAATACCTGTATCATGGAAGGAGCTCGGATAGGAAACAATTGCAAAATTTTTTCAGGAGCGCAAATCGCCGCAGTACCCCAGGACCTCAAATACGAAGGTGAAAAAACTTATGCAATTATTGGAGATAACACCTCCATACGTGAATTCGTCACCGTTTCCAGGGGTACAAAAGCACATGGAGAAACATCCATTGGTTCGAACTGTCTACTCATGAATTATGTCCATATTGCCCATGATTGCATCTTGGGCGATCACTGCATTTTATCCAATTCGGTTCAAGTAGCGGGACATGTGGAAATTGGAGATTACACTGTGGTGGGTGGAATGGCGGGTTTCCGGCAGTTCATCAAGGTGGGAGCACATGTAATGATTTCCGGCAAGGCCTTTGTAAGAAAGGATGTTCCTCCATATGTTTCCGCAGCAAGAGAACCTCTGGGGTATAGCGGCGTGAACGCCCTGGGCCTCCGAAGAAGAGGTTTTTCAAATGAAGTCATCAATCAAATTCAGGAAATGTATCGTGTGATCTACATGAGTGATTACAATACCTCCAAAGCACTTACGGTGTTAGAAAAGGAGATCACACCATCGAAAGAAAGAGATACCATCATTGATTTCATACGTTCCTCTGAACGGGGAATTATGAAAGGTGTAGAATAATTCCTTTGGAAATCCAACTCGACCATATCAACAAACGATTTGGAAAACAATGGATTTTCAAAAAGCTCGATTACAAAATCGAATCCAATTCAACGCATGCGATTTGTGGTAGGAATGGTTCCGGAAAAAGCACACTGCTAAAAATCATTTCGGGATATAACACAGCCACTTCAGGCAAACTCGTTTATCGAAAAAATGGGCAGCAAATTGAGTTGGAAAATCACATCACAGCCGTCAATTACGCGGCTCCATACCAACAACTACTGGAAGAGTTAACCCTCTCCGAACATCTGAAATTTCACTTTCAATTCAAGGAAAGTTTGATTTCACCTGAAGAAATTGTGGCACGAGTTGGGTTGGAGCATGCTCAAAATAAATTTGTGGGCGACTTCTCTTCTGGCATGAAACAACGACTAAAATTAGGCCTCGCCTTGTTCTCACAAGGCAGCTTACTATTACTCGATGAACCTACCTCAAATCTGGATGAGCAGGGGATCGCCTGGTACAAAGAAGAAATATTGAAAAAAAAAGGTACTTGCACCATCATAATCGCCTCCAATTTACGTTATGAATACGATTTCGCGGATCACCAACTGACGATCACCGACTTTTCTTAATTCCATTGAGATTTTCTCGGGAAAAAATTGTAAAAAAATCATACTTTTGGTGATACGTATTAATTCATAGCAACAACACTTTACTTATGAAAAAATTTCAAATCCTTTTACTTAGCACCTGTCTGGTCGCTCTGACGGTCTTGACAGGTTGCCCTGGTGATGAGCCAGATCCAGTTCCATCTGCAGGAGAAGAGCAGTATGCACTGCTTGATGGCCAATGGACAATCTCTACGGTTACTTTCGATGGTACCTCCAGACTTGATACCTGGGGTAATTCTTTTACCATTTCATTCTCCGGTGGAGCAGAAGATGCCACAACATTAATTTGGGGCGGCAGATATTCTACTTCAGGTCATAACACCGCTGATGAACCGAACGCGTTAGACGTTTGGCCTGCTTCTGGTAATTGGGTATTCTCCGGAGAAAACAGCGTACAAGAATTCTCAAGAGATGGATCTCAAGCCGTAGCTATCAGTAATCTTTCTGGTTTAGAGGCAACACCAAGAACGTTACGATTGACTTTCACCATTCCTGATCCTAGCGGAAGAACGGAAGGCGTTTTCGATGCGCCATGGGTATTTGAATTCACTCGTTAATATACTTGGCAGAAAATACTAAAGAAGGATGGCTCGAAAGGCCATCCTTTTTTAATGCTTAAACATCAACATGTCTATATTGAATTGTGTAGCTTAGGTTGTTTATCGCCAAGTCCGCTAAAAAAGCATCTGGCCTGACCTACATGACTGCAAACGAGGAAACCTGGTTAAGAAAAGTGGTCCTAAACCGGGGCATCGATCCAAAAATGCCTGAGTTGCTGAAAAAGCGATTACTGCTTACCAATGGCATTTCATTTGGTTTATTATTCTATCCCGGACTCCTGGCACTTTTTGCCTCTAGCTTTGATTATGGCTATGTCGGCCCATATTTTCTGGCATTCACGATCATCCCGGCATTAGCATTATTCACCATCCAATACAATCACGTACTTGCAAGGTTAGCCATCCTTGGAATCACGCCGATTTACATGGTCGTCGCCACCATTTGGGCCAATCAGCATTTTACGGAAACCGGAATTGACGTGGGACTAATGAATGTCCATCTACTTAAACCTTTTATTCCTCTGGCCATCGTCGGCACGTTAATGGTTATTGATTTTAAGAGAGAACTCGGATTATTCCTGTTACTGATCATCTTTCAGCTTGTCACTTTCTCCTTCTTTCATCAATTATTGGCACTGGGAATTATCATTGACAACTTACCCTATGAACAATTAGGCTGGGAACTACACCAGGGGCTTTGGATCGCCAGTATTTTGGTGCTTATTTCCATGGTTTTATTCTTGATGGTTATCCATTCCAATTTCGAGCAGAGCATCTCCGAACAAAATGAACGACTTGAGCGACAAAGTGAAGAAGTTGCAGCTAAAAACAAAGAGCTAAAGCGCCAACGAAGAAACCTGGTGCTTACCCTTGAAGACATTAAATATGTACTAAAGGAAGCTACAGAAGCTGGTAATCTACACGTTCGGATCAACACAGATCACAAGAAAGATGAGTGGAAAGAACTAAGCGAATCGTTGAATCGACTTTTTGAAACGGTAGCGACTCCATTCCTGGAAATCGACCGCATAGCGAATGCCCTGGCAAAAGGAGATTTGTCTCAACGCTACGAAATGGAGGCAAAAGGCACCATCAATGACCTGGCGAATAATCTGAATCAAGGATTGAACATCCTCGAAGAGCTACTTCGGGACCTGGCGTTACAAATCCGCGAGATTGGCGCTTCTTCAAAACAAATCACGACAGAGAGTCAGGAGATCCTACTTGGCACACAAGAAATTGCCGCATCGACTAAAGAAATGAGCGAAGGGGCAAACAATCAATTGAACAAGATCGACCGCTCCTCTTCCCTGATCCAGGGGATTGTCAACCTTTCCGGAAAAGTGAATGAGCAAGCCGTCACCATCAACCGTGCTGCAGAAGGAGGTGTACAAGAAAGTACCGGCGGTTTTCAAGTGATACAGCAAACGGATCAGGTCATGAAAGAAGTACAGGGCCTGTCAGGAGAGAGCGGCGAATCCATCGCTATCCTCACGGAAATCACACAAGAAATTTCGGGCGTGTTGAACATGATCAAAGACATTGCCGCCCAGACAAATCTCCTCGCTTTGAACGCCGCCATAGAGGCTGCACAGGCTGGTGATGCGGGACGAGGATTTGCAGTCGTGGCTGAGGAAATAAGAAAATTAGCCAACGATTCGAGATCCTTTGCCAAGGACATAGAAAAACTGATCGGGGAAGTACAAACTTCCACCCGCTCTACCTCCGATCTTATTTCAAAAATGGCGGAGCGTATTAAAAGCGCTGAACAATCTACTATTAATACATCAGCTGCTTTTAGAGGCATTACCACATCCTACACCAAGACGCTGGAACATGCCAACAGCATTGTAAATGCAGCCCAACAGCAAACCCATGATGTCCGGCAAGTGGAATCGATCACGGAAGAAATCGTGGTGATTGCTGAGGAAACAGCTTCCGGAACCGAAGAAATTGCCAGCTCCTCTTCGCAGCTTTCCAATAGCATGTCGGATTATTTCAAGCAAACCGAGCTTGTGATGACCGTCGCTCAGTCACTCATAGAGAAGGTAGATCAATTCAAACTGACTGATGCCAATATTTCAAAAGGCGAGTGATGCTAAAACTCCTCATCTAATGTTGCGGCTAAATTATCTGGCAATGGATCAGTGATATCTGCTTTATGTAACCTGAGTCTTTCCTGCAGTTGTTCCACCAAGTCTTGATTCTCGTCAGCCAGGTCATATTTTTCAGCAATATCTGCTTCCAGATTATACAATTCTGGCTCGTCCAATAGTCCTAATCGATTCCAATAGGTAATTGGAGCTGTCTGACGGATATGAAGCTTCCATGGCCCGACTCGAGCCGCATAGAGCTCTGCACCTGTCCAAAAGAAAAACTCGTTTCTAGGTCCGATAGTACTTTCACCAGAAAGCACCGATGACAGGTCAAAACCATCCATTTTACGATCATGCGGTACTTTGGTACCAGACATTGCAGCGAAAGTCTGAATTAAGTCCAAGGTCGATCCCATTTCATGGACTACTCCCGGCTCCACATTTCCGGGCCCCCAGAAAATTGCTGGCACCCTTTGTCCTCCTTCAAATGTGGTTCCTTTCCCTGCTCGTAAGGGACCAGCTGAGCCTCCATGAGTTTTAAAAGCCAGCCATGGCCCATTGTCAGAAGTAAATACTACAATGGTATGTTGGTCCAATGCTAGCTCCTCCAGTTTTCTTAAGATCTTGCCGACACTCCAATCAATTTCCTGAATGACATCCCCATAAAGGCCCTGCTTACTGGAGCCATGGAAATCCTCGTGCACGAAAAGAGGAATATGTGGTAAGCTTTGCGCCAGATACAAGAAAAATGGTTCTTCTTGCTTTTTCTCAATGAACTCCAGCGCCTTTTCCGTGTATCGACGGGTGATGGTGTGTTGATTAGCCGGCCGTTCAATCACTTTTTCATTCTCGAAAAGCGGAACATTGTACATATCCGTAGTGGCCTGATACCTGGGATCTGATACGTTACTACCATAGACTGACCAATTCACCGTAGCATTCATGTCGTTGGAATACGGAATCCCGTAGTACTGATCAAAACCTTGTTTCATGGGCAAAAATTGAGGCAAGTGTCCCAGATGCCATTTACCAATGGCCGCCGTGGCATAGTCTTTTTGCTTCAACACCTCAGCAATCGTCACTTCACTTTGTGGTAATCCACCCGCTGAATTGGGAAACAGGACACCTTTCTTCTTTGAAGTCATCCCATTTCTGATCGGATAACGACCAGTGAGCAATGCGGCCCTGCTAGGTGTACAAACTGGTGCCGCCACATAAAACTGCGTCCATTTCTGACCCTCCCGTACCATCCGATCTAAATGGGGCGTTTGAATGGTTGGGTGGCCGAAGCTGCCAATGTCTCCATACCCCATGTCGTCTGCAAATATGACAATGAAGTTCGGAGGACGGTCTGTTACTGGCTGCTGAGTACAACTCCACAGCGTTGAGGCAATAAGCAGAGTAAGCAGCCAACGAAAACACCTCATTTAATCCTAACTTTTGCGATACAAATAGAACAATGCACTGCAAGCAATCAGCAAGCCCAGAAACTCTCTGGTTTGCTCAATGTAAGGTCGGTCATAAATCATCTCTCCAAAAATCTCCGACTTCTCCGGTCGATTCAACCATTCCCAAAATCCCGGAATGAAGGTCAGGGAATAAACCAACAAGGCAATGATCAAAAACCCCACTGCCCTTTTGGACACTGGCCTTAGGAGACTCACCAAAAAGACGAGCCCTACCACTCCATAAATGGCCATCCAGGCATAAGGATCAGGATCATTATATTGAACAGCTGCAAAAACAATGAATAAAAGGCCTAAAAAGGCCTTTATAATTTTAGTGACCATACTTCTATTAATATGAACTTAAGCCAGTAATTCTTTGACCCTGGAAAGGGACAATTTCACGCTCTCCTTCGGATTGGGTGAATGATCTTGCTCTACAAAGAAGTTGGTCAAACCAGATTGTCCTGCGGCTGCAAAAATATCTTTGAATGGTATTCTTCCTTCCCCTACTTCCAGCGTGGTATCCTTATCATCTCCTCGATCCCCAATATCCTTCACGTGCCACAATTCAGTTCTTCCTGGATATTTCTTGAAAAAGTCCAGAGGGTCTAGCCCCGCCTTGTACACCCAATAAAGGTCAAGCTCGACTTTCAACAAATTGGGGTCCGTGTTGTCCAATAAATGGTACATAGGGAGTGTTCCATCTATTGCCTCAAACTCGAAAGCATGGTTGTGGTAGCAAAGCTGAATTCCGGCTTCTTTGCAAGCCTCCCCTGCGTTATTCAGCATTTCTTCCAATTCACTGTACTGATCCAGGGTTTCGCGCTCGCCATCGAAAAGATAAGCGATTACCATATGCGTCTGTCCTGCATCAACAGCCGCTTCAATCGCACTATCCCACCCATTTTTCAAGGTCCCCATCCCCTGGGCTTCCTGAGTCCGTCCGGACAAATAGTGGGAACTTGGAATACTCATCCCCAGGTCTTTGACCATTCGATGCACTTCAGAGGCAGGTCGGCCAAAATATTCACCGTTTCTGAATCCAAATAGTTCTACTTCATTGTAACCCAGATCGGCCACATAGCGCAAAGTCCCTTCGAGATCTTGCTGAATTTCATTTCTG
This DNA window, taken from Cytophagales bacterium, encodes the following:
- a CDS encoding sugar phosphate isomerase/epimerase, with amino-acid sequence MKSRRDFIIQSGLLAGGAMVLPACGSGSETKEAKKLPEQVVLKAKWNVGLQMYTLRNEIQQDLEGTLRYVADLGYNEVELFGFRNGEYFGRPASEVHRMVKDLGMSIPSSHYLSGRTQEAQGMGTLKNGWDSAIEAAVDAGQTHMVIAYLFDGERETLDQYSELEEMLNNAGEACKEAGIQLCYHNHAFEFEAIDGTLPMYHLLDNTDPNLLKVELDLYWVYKAGLDPLDFFKKYPGRTELWHVKDIGDRGDDKDTTLEVGEGRIPFKDIFAAAGQSGLTNFFVEQDHSPNPKESVKLSLSRVKELLA
- a CDS encoding transmembrane 220 family protein, whose amino-acid sequence is MVTKIIKAFLGLLFIVFAAVQYNDPDPYAWMAIYGVVGLVFLVSLLRPVSKRAVGFLIIALLVYSLTFIPGFWEWLNRPEKSEIFGEMIYDRPYIEQTREFLGLLIACSALFYLYRKS
- a CDS encoding sulfatase — protein: MRCFRWLLTLLIASTLWSCTQQPVTDRPPNFIVIFADDMGYGDIGSFGHPTIQTPHLDRMVREGQKWTQFYVAAPVCTPSRAALLTGRYPIRNGMTSKKKGVLFPNSAGGLPQSEVTIAEVLKQKDYATAAIGKWHLGHLPQFLPMKQGFDQYYGIPYSNDMNATVNWSVYGSNVSDPRYQATTDMYNVPLFENEKVIERPANQHTITRRYTEKALEFIEKKQEEPFFLYLAQSLPHIPLFVHEDFHGSSKQGLYGDVIQEIDWSVGKILRKLEELALDQHTIVVFTSDNGPWLAFKTHGGSAGPLRAGKGTTFEGGQRVPAIFWGPGNVEPGVVHEMGSTLDLIQTFAAMSGTKVPHDRKMDGFDLSSVLSGESTIGPRNEFFFWTGAELYAARVGPWKLHIRQTAPITYWNRLGLLDEPELYNLEADIAEKYDLADENQDLVEQLQERLRLHKADITDPLPDNLAATLDEEF